CCGGATGACTATTTCGGTGCGATGGTGCGCCTGAACACCGAAATCAAAGCCAGCCCGCTCGGCGTTTTCCTCGCAGAAAATTACGGAAAAACCGTTACCCGCGATGCATTCAACGCAGCCGTCGCCAAAGCCTACGGCGAGCAAAGCGTGAAAGCGGTGAAGTTGACCTGTAGCGGCAACCCGGCGTGGCTGACGGAGATGCAAATCGCCATCAAAGCTGATGCCATCAATGCCCCGCTGGTCAGCGGTTCCCTTTTGCCGCAGCCGCATCCCGGTAACTGCGGGAACAGTTTTGTGATTGATAAGGCGGGTTACTGAGCCGACGATCGGAACATTCATAATTCCGGCAAATGTGCGCCGCATCACTTCACACCGGGCCGCGCTCTCAGTATCATCCGTTGTAGACAAACCCTCGCTGCCCGTCGGCGAGGGTTTTTCTTTGGATCAATCAAACGACATGGAGTAACTGATGTCCAGACCTGCCATTATGATTAATGAGCAAGACGCCGAGCGTCTTGACCGGTTGCTGGAGCAACCTGATTATGCCAGCCTGCCGGTCGCGGATGCGTTGAATGATGAGCTGGATCGCGCTCAGATGTGCGCGCCGGAAGCGATGCCGCACAATGTAGTAACAATGAACAGCACGGTGAAATTCCGCGAACTGAAAAGTGGTGAAGAGCGGGTGCGCACGCTGGTGTATCCGGCGCAAATGACCGACAGCGCCACGCAGCTTTCCGTGCTGGCACCGGTTGGCGCTGCGCTGCTCGGTTTACGGGTGGGTGACAGCATTCACTGGCAGTTGCCGGGCGGCACCACCACCGATCTTGAAGTGCTTGAGCTGCTTTATCAGCCCGAAGCAGCAGGCGATTTCCGGCTTTAATTCCCGCTGCTTTTTCCGCAGAGGATGCGCCCGCATCCTCTTTCCGTTCCCGCCATCATATTCTTCATATTTGCCATATACGCAGCAAAAAATTCACGCCCTTTATGGTTCAATCAGCACAACATAACCCACAGGGAGAAGCGTTTATGTATCAGACCATTATTATGCCGGTTGATGTTTTCGAAATGGCGCTGAGTGACAAAGCGGTGCGCCACGCTGAGTTCCTCGCCCAGCGCGAGGGCGTTATTCATCTTCTGCATGTATTACCCGCTTCCGCCAGCATGAGTCTGCACCGTTTTGCTGCCGATTTGCGCCGCTTCGAAGAGCATTTGCAGCAGGAAGCGCAAACCCGCCTCGACACCATGAAGACCCATTTTTCCATTGAGCCGTCACGCGTGCGCACCCATGTGCGTTTTGGCAACGTGCGCGATGTGGTCAATGAGCTGGCCGAAGAACTGCTCGCGGATATGGTGGTTATCGCCTCGCGCAATCCGTCAATTACCACTCACCTGCTCGGCTCCAATGCCGCCAACATCGTGCGCCACGCGCATATTCCGGTGCTGGTGGTGCGGTAAATATTGTTGGGTTGCCGGATGGCGCTAATGCCATCCTGCATAAAAAAAGAGGCTACCCGAAGGTAGCCTCTTTTTTTTATGCAGGTATTGCTTACTTTCTTATTTTGCTTATGCAGTCTTAGTGCGAATCAGGTAATCAAACGAACTCAGAGAGGCTTTAGCGCCTTCACCGGTTGCAATGATGATCTGTTTGTACGGCACCGTGGTGCAGTCGCCTGCAGCAAACACGCCTTTCACGCTGGTTTCACATTTGGCATCAATGATGATTTCGCCCATGCGGTTGCGCTCAATCGCGCCTTCCAGCCAAGTGGTGTTCGGCAGCAGACCAATCTGGACAAAAATCCCGGCCAGCGCGACCTGATGTACGTCACCGCTGATGCGGTCACGGTACT
Above is a genomic segment from Kosakonia radicincitans DSM 16656 containing:
- the rnk gene encoding nucleoside diphosphate kinase regulator → MSRPAIMINEQDAERLDRLLEQPDYASLPVADALNDELDRAQMCAPEAMPHNVVTMNSTVKFRELKSGEERVRTLVYPAQMTDSATQLSVLAPVGAALLGLRVGDSIHWQLPGGTTTDLEVLELLYQPEAAGDFRL
- the uspG gene encoding universal stress protein UspG codes for the protein MYQTIIMPVDVFEMALSDKAVRHAEFLAQREGVIHLLHVLPASASMSLHRFAADLRRFEEHLQQEAQTRLDTMKTHFSIEPSRVRTHVRFGNVRDVVNELAEELLADMVVIASRNPSITTHLLGSNAANIVRHAHIPVLVVR